CATAATATAGAGACTGAATGATATCAAGGCTAGTGCTCAGGGATTGCTGAGTAGTTTGAGGACTGTCCCACAGCTACTGTATTTGCCCATCAACTCATTTGTGTAATATATTAGAGTCAAACCTTTCCCAAAGTGTACATTTTGAGATTTATAGTCAATGTCAATGACAATGTTAGAATTGTATGGTAATGCTGTTGAGAGCAAGGACTGTTTCCATGGTGGTGCATATCTGAGAGCACTGCAAAACGACGATTGTGCAAAAAAGACTTTAGCTCACTAATGTCACAATAGTTGAAAATGTCTGTTATCAAGCTcaatttattaataataataataataataataataataataataataataaaaataataatgataactttatttatattggACTTTGCCAAACAGTTACTAAGTGCTTTCCAGTTACAACAGAGTGAACAGAGTAAAACAAatccaagaaaaacacagatgatAAATGCTGCCCTGTTATCCATGGAAGACAAAATACAGCTACAAACATTAAAATGGCTCCAGGAAAACAAGATACATCACCAGTCATTTGCATTACAGTTGTTTATGGTGAACAACAGTTATCTAAATGAAACCTTCTGATggaaaatcactctttggtggaactTCTACCAACTTACAGACCTCTTTTTTATAGACAACCTTTTTGTGAAGGGCCAAAAAGCTTATAATGGGTTGTATTTCATAAGCTTATGATATTTTTTGTTCATGTAAAATCTAAATTGGAAAAGTAACTAGTGGCTATAGCTGTCATATAAATGTTGTCGAGTAAAAAGTACCATCGAAATGTACAGGAATAGAAGTctaaagtagcacaaaatggatTTTACTCCAGTAaaagtaccttaaaattgtaTGAGATACATGTAAGATAAATTGTTGATAAGATGGAAGAGCCGTACGCTGCAGAAAGACTCACTGTCGTTGTCTGCcaggcagagagcaggagggtaGAGACGGGCCTTCCTCTTTCCAGATGACAGACAGATGGCTTTGTTCCTCCGAGGAGTTGCACGAGAGGACGGAGCCTGAGGTAACGGGACTGACAGGTCTGGGGCCTCACCAAAAAtctgacagagacacacagcgtACATGtcagttgtgtgtatgtttgtatatgtgtatgtgtgtgtgtgtgtgtgtgtgtgtgtgtatgtgtatttgtaagCACACCTTGTCGTGGTTTTCAATGATAATCTCCACCACAATGTTCTGAAACTTGATGTTCATCATGGCCGCCACCGTCTCTTCCTGTGACCTCATCAGCGTGGGGCCGAAGATCATTCCCAGGTTGGACACAGTCATCAGGTTCTGGTCACTGTGAGAGGACACCCTGcacgtgcacacatacacaatgaaCATGTAGTCTTTATATCAAATTTCAGTACACGTACTCCTGCTAGTTTAGCTATCAGCATACTGAACATATCATAgttatttgtgcatttttgaAAGAGATCTGTGCTTCTCTACTCAAAGCAGCTTGAGTAAATTAACATTTCTTAAAAGGTGTCAATTTTAACTGTAATCTATAAAAGTATTCATGGCTTTGCAGTTTAGAATAAATCATCTTCAATCAATGACTTTCTTGCCTAATTGTCTGACAGaaaattgtaaattgtttttgcattttcaaataCCACTTTAGGAAAATAAGACGCCGAAGGGACATTCTGACCAATAAAAGCACAGAATGAGCCAATATGTACATACTTGAGGAGGTGGTTGGTTAAGAGGTCCaacattgctttgtttttttctggtagTTTGTGTACGAGAGCATGAATCGCTCTCACTCTATACTTCTGGTCATCATACTCTGTGAAACAAGGAAAAAGTACAGAGGGAGGGACATGATTTAATGGTGAGAGGGAGACATAATGTGCTTCTGTTTACATGAGGTAGTAAATAAGTTAAATCCAAACACTGctgaaataataatacttaCTTGCAGCCTTGATGAATTCTTTATGCAGTCTGTAGGTCAGTAGTGGTTCTGCCAGACACCTGCATGCACATTAGAAATCATGAATTCATAATTCATGCAAAGTGTTATTCAAAAAGACTGCTTTGTACTGAAATGTTACCTGAAATAATTCTTTAGGCCACTGGTGATGGTTTTGTTGTCCCAGGCGTCTGCGTCCAGCTGCATGTCAGAGGGAGCTGTGGATGCTACAGGAATGCagataataaattatttaactGCAGTGACTGATTTTTAAATACACCAGTGATTCATTGTGCTGGAATAAATCTTCCCCTTGCAGAAAAATCACAtcaaacagaggaaagcagggTGTTTCCTACCAAACACACTTGTCATCAACCGCTGAACTTTTGAGTTGACTCCTCCAGTCCTGTACAGTCCCAAGGTGGTaatgcctacacacacacgttttcacATAATTGATAAATCAACAATGTATTCAATaaatttgaatactttttctCATGTGAACACTTTAAGGAGGAAGAATACCTCTTGTTTCAACCAGCTCAATACACTTCTTAACAAAGTTGAGACCCGCCACGTTGAGAaatgctgtaaaacaaacatttttatcaacatTTCTGACACATTGCAAAACATATTAGGagatgttaataataataatagaataatagaataatagaatcttctgaacaaaaacaacatagaTTTGGATACTTACTCTCCTCCTTTTTACTGAGCAATGAAGGCAGAGTGTAAATctggacaaagaaagaaaacatttttaagtatGTGTTAGTATTTTTCTTTCTAGTCATTTATTTACCAATGATACTGTACCATcgatattatttatttactggtGGATATATTCTTACAGGTTCTTTTCCATCCATTGCCTCCATCCACAGCCGCCTGTTGGCCTCGGAAAGTGCTTGCAGGGTGATGACGCCATGCCTGCAGAGAAAGAttttttcaatgtatttattcCACAGATCGTCTTGTGTTACGGACGAACAGCCGCTCAgtcatctttctcctctcacctctccacCACCTCGATGTCGAAGCAGAAGCGCTTGTCGATTGAATCCCTCTTCCTTCTGACACACGAGCGCAGCTTGAACATCTCAGGTGAACCACTCACCACGCCGTTCTGCTGACGAGAGACACGTttacaataacattaacatctTCTAAGGATTCTCATCAAGTCTGAGCTTTTGATATTGAAGCAAAGAAACACTGCTCAATATGTTTAGGACCATAttggtgtttttgcatgttttatccCCTCAACAATATAGTTCCTACTTTTCAATTTGCATCAAACCCAACAACAAAACTACACAACCCTATGACAATAATGTAACTCAGCTCTGTATAAGTTGATTTTCATAGCGGATTTTAATGCTagaacagaaacaaatggcTGTGTGGAAGACAGGAAACATAAAAACTAAAGCATGGTTTGTAAAGTGGTAAGCAGTGATGAAGCACATCATGATTTTTCGTAAACACACTGGTATGGTTATTCATCTGTGCCAACAGCTCACCTGTCGGCTGGCTGGTCTGGCCTCTGTGTTGCTCATGGTGAACATCTTGGAGCTTTTTTCGTAAGTACAGTAGTATCTGGTCCACACACTGCCCAATGGACCTGTAATACATGACACACGTTTTAATACAGGTGCACTTGTGTatgactgtatgtgttttaattctgacatttgattttcttcacagaataagggagagaaagagtatCTCACGTTTCTCCTGTATGTATAGATATCCCTCCATGGTAAAGCAACTGGGGGCTTTGAAGTCTTCTTCTGCAGATCGGATCCTCTTCATCAGCCTCTCAACCTCAGCACGCGTACTTTCAAAGTTATTTCGAGCCTTattaacataaatacacataagAAAATGCATTGAAAGGAGGCTCTCATACATATCTATATGAAACATACAAAATCTTTGTTGGTCAGAGAGTGGTTACTTCGTCCAGCTGAGTAAGTAACCTTAGCCTTTGTTAATCCAAGCAGtacattaaaaagagaaaacatctgaGACCCCGAACCTTGAGGCTGTAACAATGACGTACATGTTTTCACCTTTTAGAGAGGTGACActgcattttaattttacagaAATTAAAGGACAAATTGAGGGGCAACTGAAAGGATTGATAGTGCCCAGTGAATTTTTGCAGTCTGGACATAATCAAGTTAGGACTGCCTATTATGGTTCTGATCAGTTTATCTCTGACTCTCTCCAGGTGAACCAGTCAAACAAAGTGTGAACTGGACCAGGCCTTGATCAAACTGTGGCTGAAAGTAGTTCACCCTGTATGTTTCAAAACGCTAGGAGTATCAGGTGTGAGAAGTTTCCACTTCAGGACAGGTAATGTCAGATGCAACCGGAACTGACTTTCAAATACTTTCTCTTAATGGCTTAAGAGGCAGGCAGACCAGATAGAACAAACTATTTACCAATACTATTTACAAGTAATATCAGGCCCTGGTTTGGTCTAGAGGTTTGcagcaaacatacacacttacattcTGCAGGTtgaactgaagctgctgcttgTAGGGTTCAAACTCACTGGCCAGCTCGTAGCCCTCATGgtagaatgtaaacaaaccctGCAAGAAGGCTAATAgctgaagagcagagagagaaatccgCTGTTAGCTGGGGGGCTTGTGAGTGTGAAGTTCAATGAGAGTAGTACAAAAGAATGATTGTCAGTCATCTGCTCAATCAATCAGAATAGCCGCTACAGGAGAAAAACCCCCGAACTCTGCCTGTTGTTTGGTTTGCTGCCCTTGTTTACTTTACAACAAAGagtttccctctctgtcaggCGGAAGAGATCTCCATGCAGGAAGTGCTGCTACAGCAACAGGAAGTGGGCTTTACTGATATctatcattaaaacattttaatcactggccaaacagtgtgtgtaatgtgtgtttttcagaacCTCACTTAGATGTCTTTCCCTGATGATGTCTGTAGGCTTGGCTGCAATTATGACTTGATGTCTACATCATTGTTTACAAAATAGACTCATCAGTCATGTTTTCCTGTGATGAAACATTGTGTACTGGTGACTGAGTTTTCCCTCCACTGGGCAGAGCTGTGAAGGCCCAGCAGCTCAGACAAATCTGAAGGAGCGAAATGACAACTCGACACAGGCAAAAAGATTGATACTGACAAAACCACCTGTATTACAAATGACACATATATCCCGGCATTAAAATACACAGTTGATTGTGCTTAAGTTGCAAATAAACATGATCATAACATACATATGTGAACTCACCGGCTCCACAAATTCaaacttttttctctcctgcactTCCTGGATCTTGAAGACATACTGCAGCGATGCATCATAAAAAACCTGCCTGTCCTTACTCATCTGTGAATCAGcctgcaacaaaaacagcaacaacacacatacagcgCTTTACGTTACCTAACACATGTGGGAGGAACTCGGAGTGCGATTTTAGGAATCAGACAGTTTACCTCGTGTAGCTGTGACTCCTTCTTTTTGGAAGACAGGCTGAGGTGTTTCTCTAGAACAGAGTAGTAcctttctgtctccttgtcAAACTGCTTCTTTCCCTCCTGAGGAAGACAGACATGTGGAGAGGACATGAGCAATGAATAAAAGCAAGCCTATGAATTTCTACATCTGCTAAAAAGCttttttacagagaaaatgtgacACTTAGTGCCAATATGATACCTGAACTGagaataaacatgtttttctacaatgtttctttttgttgttgtttatgaacTTCTCAAATGCATTTGTATTTATCATTATTGGAACACAAGCAGCCATACAACAACGtactaattaaataaaaaaatacaattaggTTAAAATAGCAACGTTATTATTTAAATCAGTAattatctgatcaaagaattgGTAAATAACACAAGAATTTGATTAGGCATCCCATGCTGGCTTTCAGTACTTTTTTCAATACTACCACTGTACCACTGACACAATTCAATCAGTATTCAAAAAGTATGGAGGTCTGACACCCAGTCCAACTGTACGCTACCTAATAAGTAAATAAagcaacaagactaagagtcaacagccatgctagtggctttGTAAGGTTAAttgggcacagtggtgctttaacatcagcgtgctaacatgctgatgttaagaaGGTATACTGTTTACCATCTTCATTTAGCCTGTTACCATCCCAACATTTGCTTATTAACACTAAACATATTCTAACAAGTTCAAATGAGGAACTTAAGGAACAGCAGTGCACGCTAACACGCTCACTGTGACTATGCTAAGATGCTGCTAACATGTattcactatgttcaccatcttagtttagcctaCAAAgcacagttgaggctgatgggaatgtctttagttttggaggtatctggtcataaaccaaagtattgggaccatcagactgacattgccatccctagagccatgctgctagcatggcctATAATACCAAAATGCCACAAATCTGCAGTGAGGTTGCAAGGTGGAAATACCTGCACGACTGTCTCTGTATCTGATGTTTCCCAAGAGACAGAAGTTCAGATGGTTTTAGGAATGAGCTAATAAGCCTTGAGGGACCAAAATGCTATGACGAAGTGTAGTGGGACCATTAATAATCTAAATGAGACACTGCCAAACTATTTAGGACAACAGCTATTTTCCATAACAGCTGCAGCTCCAAACTCCAACCACTCTTTCTTGCTCAGTGTGAGGATGTACTGCTCACACACTCCTGCTACATTCTGCATGCTGGAGAGTCGCTTAGATCAACGCAGAGAAATGGGCTGTGATTTCACTTTCAGGGTTAGTcatagttgtgtgttttttttaaacccttgGCGTCTGTGCATGATACTGCTATCTCTGCTGTTATTTCGGTCTcagagagagcaaagacaaaaatattagATAAACTGAATTAGAAGACTTGagacagctgctgaaaccagaCACCAGactcattttgtgtttatacTGCCTCACTGAGTTCaactatctctctgtctgtgacgCGCTCCCTGTCTTCCCTCCCAGCGTCCGTTCCCATGACCTTGTTACTGACACTGGACTGTGCTCCATCGTTTATCTGAACAAATTGGATTCTCTGGCCACTGAATGAGAGACTGACTGGGACCAGACCAGAGCAGGATGATCTGTCTGATCACCACCCACTTGTTAATACCTCAGCAGAGactgtgtgacattttgaatatcACCAGTGGTTGTTCTAtgtaaaaaaagacagcaaagcaACTTTGTGTTAATGATCTACTCAGCTTTAAAGTTACCCTTCGATTCTAACATCTAGAGATATACCTTGACAGCTCCAATCTGCTCCTTTCGAAACCTCTCAAGCGGTGAGATCAACACGTCGTCAGCGTTCTGGATctgagagaggaacagagaaaacagtcacCTCAGTGAGTCATAACAGTAAACAGCTCAGTTCCATGAGGGCTGCAGTGGTGACTCCAGTGTTTTACTTAAAATAGGTTTTGTCTAATCTGATCGCTCAatagatatttttatttttttttatttttctttttttctgacatctttgtcttcaagagacaaatttcttgacatttctgcaacatttaaaagcagATGTTGCAATGAGAAAAAGGGCAACTTCAATTGTACAACACGAATCTCCCCGTGCTGCACTCAGGGGATTTCAAAATAGTTCAAATGAAGACATCAATATGACCAACTTCAATTTGTTGTATCTATTTGACGTTGATCTCATCTAGTATTTTGTTTAACTGGCAGCCTAGAGTGTTTATTGATTAGATCAGAGGTGTCGAagtatgtaaatgtttgtgcaAGGGAACTGAAACAGTGGATCTCAGGAATTAAATATCTCTCAATTCATATATCGTACCTGTggtttgtttacttcctgtttccatACAAAAAAGCTCAAGGTTGGATACTGTCCAACTATCTAAATATCATAGTGACACCCAGCACAAACCTTAGTTACAGTCAGTTTATGAATATACCGCATGCTTATTATCCAACATTATGATCATTGAGCACTTTATGGACTTTGCTCATGGTTGTTATGCAagtcacagaaaacaagactaagagtttACAGTCAAGCTAATTGCCTTGTGACATGCGACGTGAAGCAGGTATCCCGTTTatcatgttcaacatcttagtttagcgtgttagcatgctagcatttgctaattagcactaaacacaaactctgCCTGA
The Enoplosus armatus isolate fEnoArm2 chromosome 13, fEnoArm2.hap1, whole genome shotgun sequence genome window above contains:
- the arhgap42a gene encoding rho GTPase-activating protein 42 isoform X1, encoding MGLPTLEFSDSFLDSPEFRERLQCHEIELERTNRFIKDLIKDGNMLVSALRSLSLAVQRFSQSLQEFQLECIGDAETDDEINIAQSLKEFSQLLSTMEEERKRLIQNADDVLISPLERFRKEQIGAVKEGKKQFDKETERYYSVLEKHLSLSSKKKESQLHEADSQMSKDRQVFYDASLQYVFKIQEVQERKKFEFVEPLLAFLQGLFTFYHEGYELASEFEPYKQQLQFNLQNARNNFESTRAEVERLMKRIRSAEEDFKAPSCFTMEGYLYIQEKRPLGSVWTRYYCTYEKSSKMFTMSNTEARPASRQNGVVSGSPEMFKLRSCVRRKRDSIDKRFCFDIEVVERHGVITLQALSEANRRLWMEAMDGKEPIYTLPSLLSKKEETFLNVAGLNFVKKCIELVETRGITTLGLYRTGGVNSKVQRLMTSVFASTAPSDMQLDADAWDNKTITSGLKNYFRCLAEPLLTYRLHKEFIKAAKYDDQKYRVRAIHALVHKLPEKNKAMLDLLTNHLLKVSSHSDQNLMTVSNLGMIFGPTLMRSQEETVAAMMNIKFQNIVVEIIIENHDKIFGEAPDLSVPLPQAPSSRATPRRNKAICLSSGKRKARLYPPALCLADNDSDTFSSSPSTTPMGSQESLSSHSSEKNGLSQTSPPSSPAAEPISSSTAPVSPPAASSCSPSHDSSNGKAQKHLSDSSPHPAPSSSRTSSQLSPAQQMSSVSSSMSSLLSAERTPSVKGNSTASLSSVKESICPSIASSSATSIQHSSVERSSSLREGRPVQRVSSVSSLKSTHSVDQKNASSSVAETRVTDSTSPSQQHRKTYRTASSSSSSSSSLFPYQLSTSSSLTSLHISEDYKSCHGSVHSLMSLDPQEATHTRKPSHIRCGSDLTVKHSAATASSNGYQKPGSVLSVRLPQRESSLFSSALDISGREAKALYSCEAEHSHELSFPQGALFSNVYPSVEPGWLQATYNGKTGLIPENYITYM
- the arhgap42a gene encoding rho GTPase-activating protein 42 isoform X2, producing MGLPTLEFSDSFLDSPEFRERLQCHEIELERTNRFIKDLIKDGNMLVSALRSLSLAVQRFSQSLQEFQLECIGDAETDDEINIAQSLKEFSQLLSTMEEERKRLIQNADDVLISPLERFRKEQIGAVKEGKKQFDKETERYYSVLEKHLSLSSKKKESQLHEADSQMSKDRQVFYDASLQYVFKIQEVQERKKFEFVEPLLAFLQGLFTFYHEGYELASEFEPYKQQLQFNLQNARNNFESTRAEVERLMKRIRSAEEDFKAPSCFTMEGYLYIQEKRPLGSVWTRYYCTYEKSSKMFTMSNTEARPASRQNGVVSGSPEMFKLRSCVRRKRDSIDKRFCFDIEVVERHGVITLQALSEANRRLWMEAMDGKEPIYTLPSLLSKKEETFLNVAGLNFVKKCIELVETRGITTLGLYRTGGVNSKVQRLMTSVFASTAPSDMQLDADAWDNKTITSGLKNYFRCLAEPLLTYRLHKEFIKAAKYDDQKYRVRAIHALVHKLPEKNKAMLDLLTNHLLKVSSHSDQNLMTVSNLGMIFGPTLMRSQEETVAAMMNIKFQNIVVEIIIENHDKIFGEAPDLSVPLPQAPSSRATPRRNKAICLSSGKRKARLYPPALCLADNDSDTFSSSPSTTPMGSQESLSSHSSEKNGLSQTSPPSSPAAEPISSSTAPVSPPAASSCSPSHDSSNGKAQKHLSDSSPHPAPSSSRTSSQLSPAQQMSSVSSSMSSLLSAERTPSVKGNSTASLSSVKESICPSIASSSATSIQHSSVERSSSLREGRPVQRVSSVSSLKSTHSVDQKNASSSVAETRVTDSTSPSQQHRKTYRTASSSSSSSSSLFPYQLSTSSSLTSLHISEDYKSCHGSVHSLMSLDPQEATHTRKPSHIRCGSDLTVKHSAATASSNGYQKPGSVEAKALYSCEAEHSHELSFPQGALFSNVYPSVEPGWLQATYNGKTGLIPENYITYM